The Tistrella mobilis genome window below encodes:
- the metH gene encoding methionine synthase produces the protein MSRLLDFLGSNVLLLDGGMGSQLQARDLSVDGDYWGKENCSEILNLSRPDIIRDIHIAYFEAGADAVETNTFGGSPITLGEFDLTDQAFEINVKACELAHEAAERFKGDGRERFVIGSIGPGTRLPSLGHIDYDRMEAALTIQARGLIAGRADAFLIETCQDPLQIKAAVNAVKIARAEAGVDLPIMVQVTVETVGTLLVGTDIAAATAIVDALDVDVMGLNCATGPQEMQEHVRYLSQTWRKRISVLPNAGLPELVDGRTHYPLGARELAQWLERFIVEDGIDIVGGCCGTGPDHIRAIDEMLRRRGGARHRPAPVKREVNWMPGAASLFGFVPYFQENAYFSIGERCNANGSKKFREMQDAGNWDGCVGMAREQVKEGSNAIDLCAAFTGRNEIADMTALTTAMRGSVSAPLVIDSTELNVIETTLKLYGGKPIINSINFEDGEEPARARLALAKKFGAAMVALTIDEEGMAKTADRKLAIAERLYALAVDEYGLAPEDLLFDPLTFTIATGNEDDRKLGIETLEGIRLIRARFPRCQIILGLSNISFGLKAAARHVLNSVFLDHALKAGMSGAIVHLSKLMPLHKIPEDEVKVAEDLIFDRRADGYDPLISFMALFADRKAESQATKVRPETVEERLKLRIIDGDREGLGADLDEAMAKMPPLEIINTVLLDGMKVVGELFGAGKMQLPFVLQSAETMKAAVAWLEPHMEKVEGEQKATIVLATVKGDVHDIGKNLVDIILTNNGYRVVNLGIKQPVASIIQAAREHRADAVGMSGLLVKSTVIMRENLEEMTREGLDVPVLLGGAALTRKYVEEDCVAAYGAGRVAYARDAFDGLSLMNAVVDGRFDAVLDEAKRKREARPSSIRGPKKRASSDEDIKAMLDRPVDFDEIRLRRSELHGGIEVPVPPFWGARVIEHVPLKSVVPYLNETMLFQFHWGYKRAGRKPAEFEAYVKQELWPKLEALLKTCAKEKILDPQAAYGYWKAAGEGNDLVLFETDGTTELARFRLPRQDREGGLCVADFVRDISDPVRDVIGLQVVTVGQHASDVARDWFAADRYQDYLYLHGLGVEVAEAMAEYVHKRIRAELGYAAEDAREIDRMLKQGYRGSRYSFGYPACPNLADQRVLLELLGADRIGIQMGDEDQLHPEQSTSAIVLLHPQAKYFSV, from the coding sequence ATGTCACGGCTTCTCGACTTTCTCGGCTCCAACGTCCTGCTGCTCGATGGTGGCATGGGCAGCCAGCTTCAGGCGCGTGATCTCAGCGTCGACGGCGACTATTGGGGCAAGGAGAACTGCTCCGAAATCCTCAACCTCTCGCGTCCTGACATCATCCGCGATATCCACATCGCCTATTTCGAGGCGGGGGCGGATGCGGTGGAGACCAACACCTTCGGCGGCTCACCGATCACGCTGGGGGAGTTCGACCTCACCGATCAGGCCTTCGAGATCAATGTGAAGGCCTGTGAGCTGGCGCATGAGGCGGCCGAGCGGTTCAAGGGCGATGGCCGCGAACGCTTCGTGATCGGCTCCATCGGGCCCGGCACGCGGCTGCCGTCGCTTGGCCATATCGATTACGACCGGATGGAGGCGGCCCTCACCATCCAGGCCCGGGGTCTGATCGCTGGCCGTGCCGACGCCTTCCTGATCGAAACCTGTCAGGACCCGCTGCAGATCAAGGCGGCGGTGAATGCGGTCAAGATCGCCCGGGCGGAAGCTGGCGTCGACCTGCCGATCATGGTTCAGGTGACGGTGGAGACCGTCGGCACGCTGCTGGTCGGCACCGACATCGCAGCGGCCACCGCCATCGTGGATGCGCTCGATGTGGATGTCATGGGGCTGAACTGCGCCACCGGCCCGCAGGAGATGCAGGAACACGTCCGCTATCTGTCGCAGACCTGGCGCAAGCGGATCTCGGTGCTGCCCAATGCCGGCCTGCCCGAACTGGTCGACGGCCGCACCCATTATCCGCTGGGCGCGCGCGAACTGGCCCAGTGGCTGGAGCGGTTCATCGTCGAGGACGGCATCGACATCGTCGGCGGCTGCTGCGGCACCGGGCCGGACCATATCCGGGCGATCGACGAGATGCTGCGCCGTCGCGGCGGTGCCCGACATCGTCCGGCGCCGGTGAAGCGTGAGGTGAACTGGATGCCGGGGGCGGCCTCGCTGTTCGGCTTCGTGCCGTATTTCCAGGAAAACGCCTATTTCTCGATCGGCGAGCGCTGCAACGCCAACGGTTCGAAGAAGTTCCGCGAGATGCAGGATGCCGGCAACTGGGACGGTTGCGTCGGCATGGCGCGCGAGCAGGTGAAGGAGGGCTCCAACGCCATCGATCTCTGCGCCGCCTTTACCGGCCGCAACGAGATCGCGGACATGACCGCGCTGACCACGGCCATGCGCGGCTCCGTCTCGGCGCCTCTGGTGATCGATTCGACCGAGCTCAACGTCATCGAGACGACGCTGAAGCTCTATGGCGGCAAGCCGATCATCAACTCGATCAATTTCGAGGATGGCGAGGAACCCGCCCGGGCGCGGCTGGCCCTGGCGAAGAAGTTCGGCGCCGCCATGGTCGCACTGACCATCGATGAAGAGGGCATGGCCAAGACCGCCGATCGCAAGCTGGCGATCGCAGAACGGCTCTATGCGCTCGCGGTCGATGAATACGGTCTGGCGCCCGAAGACCTGCTGTTCGACCCGCTGACCTTCACCATCGCCACCGGCAACGAGGATGATCGCAAGCTCGGCATCGAGACGCTGGAGGGCATCCGGCTGATCCGCGCGCGTTTCCCGCGCTGTCAGATCATCCTCGGCCTGTCGAACATCTCCTTCGGTCTGAAGGCGGCGGCCCGCCATGTGCTGAACTCGGTCTTCCTCGATCATGCGCTGAAGGCCGGGATGAGCGGGGCGATCGTGCACCTCTCGAAGCTGATGCCGCTGCACAAGATCCCCGAGGACGAGGTGAAGGTCGCCGAAGACCTGATTTTCGACCGGCGTGCCGACGGCTACGACCCGCTGATCTCGTTCATGGCGCTGTTCGCCGACCGCAAGGCGGAGAGCCAGGCCACGAAGGTGCGGCCCGAGACGGTGGAAGAGCGTCTGAAGCTCCGGATCATCGACGGCGACCGCGAGGGGCTGGGCGCGGATCTGGACGAGGCGATGGCGAAGATGCCGCCGCTTGAGATCATCAACACCGTGCTGCTCGACGGCATGAAGGTGGTGGGCGAGCTGTTCGGTGCCGGCAAGATGCAGCTGCCCTTCGTGCTTCAGTCGGCCGAGACCATGAAGGCTGCGGTCGCCTGGCTGGAGCCGCATATGGAGAAGGTGGAGGGCGAGCAGAAGGCGACCATCGTGCTTGCCACCGTCAAGGGCGATGTGCACGACATCGGCAAGAACCTGGTCGACATCATCCTTACCAACAACGGTTACCGGGTGGTCAATCTCGGCATCAAGCAGCCGGTGGCCTCGATCATTCAGGCGGCGCGCGAGCACAGGGCCGATGCGGTCGGCATGTCTGGTCTGCTGGTCAAGTCGACCGTGATCATGCGCGAGAACCTGGAAGAGATGACCCGCGAGGGGCTGGACGTGCCGGTGCTGCTGGGCGGTGCCGCGCTGACCCGCAAATATGTCGAGGAAGACTGCGTCGCCGCCTATGGCGCCGGCCGTGTCGCCTATGCCCGCGATGCTTTCGACGGGCTCAGCCTGATGAATGCGGTGGTGGACGGGCGGTTCGATGCGGTGCTGGACGAGGCGAAGCGCAAGCGTGAGGCCCGGCCGTCGAGCATCCGGGGCCCCAAAAAGCGCGCGTCGAGCGACGAGGACATCAAGGCCATGTTGGACCGGCCGGTCGATTTCGACGAGATCCGGCTGCGCCGTTCGGAACTTCATGGCGGGATCGAGGTGCCCGTGCCGCCCTTCTGGGGCGCGCGGGTGATCGAGCACGTGCCGCTGAAGTCGGTCGTGCCCTATCTGAACGAGACCATGCTGTTCCAGTTTCATTGGGGCTACAAGCGCGCCGGCCGCAAGCCGGCCGAGTTCGAGGCCTATGTGAAGCAGGAACTGTGGCCGAAGCTCGAAGCCCTGCTCAAGACCTGCGCCAAAGAGAAGATCCTGGATCCGCAGGCGGCCTATGGCTACTGGAAGGCGGCGGGCGAGGGCAATGATCTGGTGCTGTTCGAGACCGACGGCACCACTGAACTCGCCCGTTTCCGCCTGCCGCGGCAGGATCGCGAGGGCGGGCTCTGCGTCGCCGATTTCGTCCGCGACATCTCGGACCCGGTGCGTGACGTGATCGGGTTGCAGGTGGTGACGGTCGGCCAGCATGCCTCCGACGTCGCCCGCGACTGGTTCGCCGCTGATCGCTATCAGGATTATCTCTACCTCCACGGTCTGGGGGTGGAGGTCGCCGAGGCGATGGCGGAATACGTCCACAAGCGGATCCGTGCCGAGCTCGGCTATGCCGCCGAGGATGCGCGCGAGATCGACCGCATGCTCAAACAGGGCTATCGCGGCTCCCGCTACAGCTTCGGCTATCCGGCCTGTCCGAACCTTGCAGATCAGCGGGTGCTGCTGGAGCTGCTGGGCGCCGATCGCATCGGCATCCAGATGGGCGACGAGGATCAGCTGCACCCCGAACAGTCCACCTCGGCCATCGTGCTGCTGCACCCGCAGGCGAAGTATTTCTCCGTCTGA
- a CDS encoding VacJ family lipoprotein, producing the protein MTIQSPEADGPRPRRLVARLGGAVAALAMLGACATAGNDVPMSAVPNQPAELSDPIEPVNRAIFAANTFVDGLLIRPAAMFYRQMIPPAIQTVIGNFLVNLSLPLVFVNDVAQGEPERAAETAGRFMINSIAGVGGLIDVATDAGMPPPHDEDFDQTFAVWGIGPGPYIVLPILGPATLRHTFGRAADSFGDPVTYAIDDQGTTIGITVANGIVARERAIEPLDDLQRNSVDFYAAVRSAYWQRRLSEISNGTVGTGQGNDDIFRLDLDDD; encoded by the coding sequence ATGACCATCCAGTCTCCGGAAGCGGACGGCCCCCGGCCCCGGCGTCTGGTCGCACGTCTTGGCGGTGCTGTCGCGGCCCTCGCAATGCTGGGGGCCTGTGCCACCGCCGGAAACGACGTGCCGATGTCGGCGGTGCCCAACCAGCCGGCCGAACTGTCGGATCCGATCGAGCCCGTGAACCGGGCGATCTTCGCGGCCAATACCTTCGTCGACGGCCTGCTGATCCGTCCGGCCGCCATGTTCTATCGTCAGATGATCCCGCCGGCGATCCAGACCGTGATCGGCAACTTCCTGGTCAATCTGTCGCTGCCGCTGGTCTTCGTGAACGACGTGGCCCAGGGCGAGCCGGAACGCGCCGCGGAAACCGCCGGCCGCTTCATGATCAACAGCATCGCCGGCGTCGGCGGCCTGATCGACGTTGCGACCGATGCCGGCATGCCGCCGCCGCATGACGAGGATTTTGACCAGACCTTTGCGGTCTGGGGCATCGGCCCCGGCCCCTACATCGTATTGCCCATTCTGGGGCCGGCGACGCTGCGCCATACCTTTGGCCGCGCGGCCGACTCCTTCGGCGATCCCGTGACCTATGCCATCGACGACCAGGGCACGACCATCGGCATCACGGTCGCCAACGGCATCGTTGCCCGCGAGCGGGCGATCGAGCCGCTGGACGATCTGCAGCGCAATTCGGTCGATTTCTATGCAGCCGTGCGCAGCGCCTACTGGCAGCGGCGGCTGTCCGAAATCTCGAATGGCACGGTTGGCACCGGCCAGGGCAATGACGACATCTTCCGTCTGGACCTCGACGACGACTAA
- a CDS encoding NAD(P) transhydrogenase subunit alpha has translation MSALDQLQSAADANVEAANASLDAARQAQAEIARLAAEGAAAHGGVDPLVLGLTVFVLAIFVGYYVVWRVTPALHTPLMAVTNAISGIIVVGAIIAAGPATFGFATVMGFLAVTLASVNIFGGFVVTNRMLQMFKKKG, from the coding sequence ATGAGCGCGCTCGACCAGCTTCAGTCCGCCGCCGACGCCAATGTCGAGGCGGCCAATGCCAGCCTCGACGCCGCGCGTCAGGCGCAGGCCGAAATCGCCCGCCTCGCCGCTGAAGGTGCTGCCGCCCATGGTGGCGTCGATCCGCTGGTGCTTGGCCTGACCGTCTTCGTGCTGGCGATCTTCGTCGGCTATTACGTGGTCTGGCGGGTGACGCCGGCGTTGCACACGCCGCTGATGGCGGTCACCAACGCCATCTCGGGCATCATCGTCGTCGGTGCGATCATCGCCGCCGGTCCCGCCACCTTCGGCTTCGCCACGGTGATGGGCTTCCTGGCGGTCACGCTCGCCTCGGTCAACATCTTCGGCGGCTTCGTGGTGACAAACCGCATGCTGCAGATGTTCAAGAAGAAGGGCTGA
- the metF gene encoding methylenetetrahydrofolate reductase [NAD(P)H], with the protein MTVTPDGRVLTPRALWDAPAPVPGLKISLEFFPPRGAQAEARLWENVARLAAYAPDFVSVTYGAGGSTRDKTRDTVLRMRREYGLAAAAHLTCVDASRADVMTVAEGYLADGIDHVVALRGDPPQGAGPYVPHPDGFPFAVDLVRALADLGRFEISVAAYPEVHPQAQSAGADLDNLKAKLDAGATRAITQYFFDPAVFLRFRDRAAAAGITKPILPGLMPVLGFQQIRRFSAACGAGIPDWMERLYDGTDADEATHQAVSAMLLAEQARVLAAEGCEDLHFYTLNKAELTISACHLLGIRPRAETVAARAAG; encoded by the coding sequence ATGACGGTGACCCCCGACGGGCGGGTTCTGACCCCCCGGGCGCTCTGGGATGCGCCTGCGCCGGTGCCGGGGCTGAAGATCAGCCTGGAGTTCTTCCCGCCCCGCGGCGCCCAGGCAGAGGCGCGGCTGTGGGAGAATGTTGCACGGCTTGCCGCCTATGCGCCGGATTTCGTATCCGTGACTTATGGTGCCGGCGGATCCACCCGCGACAAGACACGAGACACGGTGCTGCGCATGCGCCGCGAATACGGCCTTGCCGCCGCGGCCCATCTGACCTGCGTCGATGCCTCGCGCGCCGATGTGATGACGGTGGCTGAGGGCTATCTGGCGGACGGTATCGATCATGTGGTGGCGCTGCGCGGCGACCCGCCCCAGGGGGCCGGACCCTATGTTCCGCATCCCGACGGCTTCCCCTTCGCGGTCGATCTGGTCCGCGCCCTGGCTGATCTCGGCCGGTTCGAGATCAGCGTGGCGGCCTATCCCGAGGTTCATCCTCAGGCGCAAAGCGCCGGCGCCGATCTCGACAATCTGAAGGCCAAGCTGGATGCCGGCGCCACCCGCGCGATCACCCAGTATTTCTTCGACCCGGCGGTGTTCCTGCGCTTCCGCGACCGCGCGGCGGCGGCGGGCATCACGAAGCCCATCCTGCCCGGGCTGATGCCGGTGCTGGGCTTCCAGCAGATCAGGCGCTTCTCGGCCGCCTGCGGTGCCGGTATTCCGGATTGGATGGAACGGCTCTACGATGGTACCGATGCCGACGAGGCGACCCATCAGGCGGTTTCGGCCATGCTGCTGGCTGAACAGGCGCGGGTGCTCGCGGCGGAAGGCTGCGAGGATCTGCACTTCTACACCCTGAACAAGGCGGAGCTGACCATCAGCGCCTGCCACCTGCTCGGCATCCGCCCGCGGGCGGAGACGGTCGCCGCCCGGGCGGCCGGCTGA
- a CDS encoding NAD(P)(+) transhydrogenase (Re/Si-specific) subunit beta has product MALKGLSSPVSARNGNRIGIAGMALAVLVTLFQPGVESYWLVVLGVIIGGAVGTVIALRIQMTAMPQLVAAFHSLVGLAAVFVAIAAYYAPEAYGIGTAGSIKVNSLIELSLGSAIGAITFTGSIIAFGKLQGIFKSAPVRFPMQHPINLGLGIAVIALIVVFCLTEAPAAFWLLTLIALALGILLIIPIGGADMPVVVSMLNSYSGWAAAGIGFTLENHLLIITGALVGSSGAILSYIMCKGMNRSFFNVILGGFGTDGSSAAAGGPDMGDRTVKQGSAEDAAFIMKNASSVIIVPGYGMAVAQAQHALKEMADMLEKAGVKVRYAIHPVAGRMPGHMNVLLAEANVPYDAVFELEDINRDFASTDVAFVIGANDVTNPAAKTDPASPIYGMPILDVERAGTVLFIKRSMASGYAGVENELFFRDNTMMLFGDAKKMTEEIVKAIEHA; this is encoded by the coding sequence ATGGCGCTGAAGGGGCTGTCCTCTCCGGTCAGCGCCCGCAACGGCAACCGCATCGGCATTGCCGGCATGGCGCTGGCCGTGCTGGTCACCCTGTTCCAGCCGGGTGTCGAAAGCTACTGGCTGGTGGTGCTGGGCGTGATCATCGGCGGTGCCGTCGGCACGGTCATTGCGCTGCGCATCCAGATGACCGCGATGCCGCAGCTGGTTGCGGCCTTCCACAGCCTGGTCGGCCTCGCTGCGGTGTTCGTCGCCATCGCCGCCTATTACGCGCCTGAAGCCTATGGCATCGGCACTGCCGGCAGCATCAAGGTCAACAGCCTGATCGAGCTGTCGCTGGGCTCTGCCATCGGTGCGATCACCTTCACCGGCTCGATCATCGCCTTCGGCAAGCTGCAGGGCATCTTCAAGTCAGCGCCGGTGCGCTTCCCGATGCAGCATCCGATCAATCTGGGTCTCGGCATCGCCGTGATCGCGCTGATCGTGGTGTTCTGCCTGACCGAGGCGCCGGCGGCCTTCTGGCTGCTCACCCTCATCGCGCTGGCGCTGGGCATCCTGCTGATCATCCCGATCGGTGGCGCCGACATGCCGGTCGTGGTGTCGATGCTGAACAGCTATTCGGGCTGGGCGGCGGCCGGCATCGGCTTCACCCTGGAAAACCACCTGCTGATCATCACCGGTGCGCTGGTGGGGTCGAGCGGCGCGATCCTGTCCTACATCATGTGCAAGGGCATGAACCGCTCGTTCTTCAACGTGATCCTGGGCGGTTTCGGCACCGATGGCAGCTCGGCTGCGGCGGGTGGCCCCGACATGGGTGACCGCACGGTGAAGCAGGGCAGCGCCGAGGATGCCGCCTTCATCATGAAGAACGCCTCGTCGGTGATCATCGTCCCCGGCTATGGCATGGCGGTGGCCCAGGCGCAGCATGCGCTGAAGGAAATGGCCGACATGCTGGAGAAGGCGGGCGTCAAGGTGCGCTACGCCATCCACCCGGTCGCCGGCCGCATGCCTGGCCATATGAACGTGCTGCTGGCCGAAGCCAACGTGCCCTATGACGCGGTGTTCGAGCTGGAAGACATCAACCGCGACTTCGCCTCGACCGACGTGGCCTTCGTCATCGGCGCCAACGACGTGACCAATCCGGCGGCCAAGACCGACCCGGCAAGCCCGATCTACGGCATGCCGATCCTGGACGTCGAGCGTGCGGGCACGGTGCTGTTCATCAAGCGCAGCATGGCTTCGGGTTATGCCGGCGTCGAGAACGAGCTGTTCTTCCGCGACAACACCATGATGCTCTTCGGCGACGCCAAGAAGATGACCGAGGAAATCGTGAAGGCGATCGAGCACGCCTGA
- a CDS encoding Re/Si-specific NAD(P)(+) transhydrogenase subunit alpha, translating to MKIAVPRESRAHEKRVAATPETVKKYRDLGFEVVVEAGAGLGAAITDDAFKAAGAEIAADAAATLAGADLVLKVQAPDEAETAALPKGATLVAMLSPYTNRDLVKRLAEAGVTAFAMELVPRITRAQSMDVLSSQSNLAGYRAVIDAAAEFGRAMPMMMTAAGTVPPARVLVLGAGVAGLQAIATARRLGGVVSAFDVRPAVKEQVESLGASFVDVPSDEAASAETKGGYAREMSDAYKARQAQVLADHVKKNDMVITTAQIPGKPAPVLITEEMVASMKPGSVIVDLASETGGNCALTRHGEVVETPGGVRIVAFPNVPARVAVNAAQLYAKNLLTFVTLMVDKETKALKVDTADEIIAGTLLTRGGAVVHPNFKEAE from the coding sequence ATGAAGATCGCAGTTCCGAGGGAGAGCCGCGCGCACGAGAAGCGCGTCGCGGCGACCCCCGAAACGGTCAAAAAATATCGCGACCTGGGCTTTGAGGTCGTGGTGGAGGCGGGCGCCGGGCTGGGGGCCGCCATCACCGACGATGCATTCAAGGCAGCGGGTGCGGAAATCGCCGCCGATGCCGCGGCGACGCTGGCCGGGGCCGACCTTGTGCTGAAGGTGCAGGCACCCGACGAGGCCGAGACCGCGGCCTTGCCCAAAGGCGCCACTCTGGTCGCCATGCTCAGCCCCTACACCAATCGTGATCTGGTGAAGCGGCTGGCGGAGGCCGGGGTGACCGCCTTCGCCATGGAGCTGGTGCCGCGCATCACCCGCGCCCAGTCGATGGACGTGCTCTCGTCGCAGAGCAACCTTGCGGGCTATCGGGCGGTGATCGACGCGGCAGCCGAGTTCGGCCGCGCGATGCCGATGATGATGACCGCGGCCGGTACCGTGCCGCCGGCGCGCGTGCTGGTGCTGGGGGCGGGCGTCGCCGGCCTGCAGGCGATTGCGACCGCACGTCGCCTGGGCGGTGTCGTCTCGGCTTTCGACGTGCGCCCCGCCGTGAAGGAGCAGGTCGAAAGCCTGGGGGCCAGTTTCGTCGACGTGCCGAGTGACGAAGCGGCCTCCGCCGAGACCAAGGGCGGCTATGCCCGCGAGATGAGCGACGCCTACAAGGCCCGCCAGGCGCAGGTGCTGGCTGATCATGTGAAGAAAAACGACATGGTCATCACCACCGCCCAGATCCCCGGCAAGCCGGCCCCGGTGCTGATCACCGAGGAGATGGTGGCGTCGATGAAGCCGGGTTCGGTGATCGTCGACCTGGCGTCGGAAACCGGCGGCAACTGCGCGCTCACCCGCCATGGCGAAGTGGTCGAGACCCCGGGTGGCGTGCGCATCGTCGCCTTCCCGAACGTGCCGGCGCGGGTGGCGGTGAATGCTGCCCAGCTTTACGCCAAGAACCTGCTGACCTTCGTGACACTGATGGTCGACAAGGAAACCAAGGCGCTGAAGGTCGACACCGCCGACGAGATCATCGCCGGTACGCTGCTGACCCGGGGCGGCGCCGTGGTGCATCCGAACTTCAAGGAGGCCGAGTGA
- a CDS encoding type II toxin-antitoxin system Phd/YefM family antitoxin — translation MDVVTYSYLRQNLARVMDEVTDSHSLTVVSRRGRDDAVVMMSLADYNGMMETLHLLQSPKNAERLARAVADVESGRFLHRDLVDEPVPE, via the coding sequence ATGGACGTCGTGACATACAGCTATCTCAGGCAAAATCTGGCCCGCGTGATGGACGAGGTCACCGACAGCCATTCACTGACCGTCGTCAGCCGACGGGGCCGGGACGATGCCGTGGTGATGATGTCGCTGGCTGACTACAACGGCATGATGGAGACCCTGCATCTGCTCCAATCCCCCAAGAATGCCGAGCGTCTGGCGCGTGCCGTGGCTGATGTGGAAAGCGGCCGTTTCCTTCATCGTGATCTTGTGGATGAGCCGGTCCCGGAATGA
- a CDS encoding phospholipid-binding protein MlaC gives MTIRLRGIAVAVALGAALPVLPVFGPATSSVAMAAISPQTAATSIEDFGNKAISALSEPGLDRETRTERFRKLFHEGFDFDWISRFVLGRHWRTASEPQRDAFRDAFDAYVVATYSSRFADYIADTYSKQLAASGEGKAFKTTNVRADSNDDRMVVISGQIWRPDGPPVPLDFRVRVDGNSPQIIDIAIEGVSMAITQRSEFSSVIERSGMDGLISELKRRTGQVTASAR, from the coding sequence ATGACCATCCGTCTTCGCGGAATCGCGGTTGCCGTGGCACTCGGCGCAGCGCTGCCGGTTCTGCCAGTTTTCGGCCCCGCCACCTCGTCCGTGGCGATGGCCGCCATCTCGCCCCAAACGGCAGCCACCTCGATCGAGGATTTCGGCAACAAGGCGATCTCCGCCCTGTCCGAACCGGGCCTTGACCGCGAGACCCGGACCGAGCGATTCCGCAAGCTGTTCCATGAAGGCTTCGATTTCGACTGGATCTCGCGCTTCGTGCTGGGCCGCCACTGGCGGACCGCGAGCGAGCCCCAGCGCGACGCCTTCCGCGACGCCTTCGACGCCTATGTCGTCGCCACCTATTCCAGCCGCTTCGCCGACTACATCGCCGATACCTATTCGAAGCAGCTGGCAGCATCGGGCGAAGGCAAGGCCTTCAAGACCACCAATGTCCGCGCCGACAGCAATGACGACCGCATGGTCGTGATCTCCGGCCAGATCTGGCGCCCCGACGGGCCGCCGGTGCCGCTGGATTTTCGCGTCCGCGTGGACGGCAACAGCCCCCAGATCATCGACATCGCGATCGAAGGCGTGAGCATGGCCATCACCCAGCGCTCCGAATTCTCGTCGGTGATCGAGCGCTCGGGCATGGACGGGCTGATCAGCGAACTGAAGCGCCGCACCGGACAGGTTACCGCCTCGGCCCGGTAA
- a CDS encoding ArsR/SmtB family transcription factor translates to MDTLLDGLKAAAEPTRLRLLALLSAGELTVTELTQILGQSQPRVSRHLKLMCEAGLLDRIPEGAWVFYRLAREGAAAGLARRLVELLPLDDPALAVDLGRLRRVKEDRARQAEAYFRANAAEWRRIRALHVPEAQVEAALSGLIRAAGPRSLLDIGTGTGRILDLLGPLVDFGLGIDRSREMLAVAREQLASSGLDHCQVRLGDLNQLPVTDAAFDAVVIHQVLHYLDDPGHALAEAARVLRPGGTMVVVDFAAHTLEDLRRDHAHRRLGFSDDEVAGWLAAAGLEAATPIRLPGEPLTVVLWPAHRPGGATGPGEDENLRRAAAGRRTGQKNRETT, encoded by the coding sequence ATGGACACACTGCTCGACGGGCTGAAGGCCGCGGCCGAGCCGACCCGGCTGCGCCTGCTGGCCCTTTTGTCGGCAGGCGAGCTGACCGTCACCGAGCTGACCCAGATCCTGGGCCAGAGCCAGCCGCGTGTCTCCCGTCATCTGAAACTGATGTGCGAGGCCGGTCTGCTCGACCGTATTCCTGAAGGGGCCTGGGTGTTCTACCGGCTGGCGCGTGAGGGGGCCGCCGCAGGTCTGGCCCGGCGCCTGGTGGAACTGCTGCCGCTGGACGACCCGGCGCTGGCGGTTGATCTCGGCCGGTTGCGGCGGGTGAAGGAAGACCGTGCCCGTCAGGCCGAGGCCTATTTCCGGGCGAATGCCGCGGAATGGCGCCGCATCCGCGCCCTGCACGTGCCCGAAGCGCAGGTGGAGGCGGCCCTGTCGGGCCTGATCCGCGCGGCCGGGCCGCGCAGCCTGCTCGATATCGGCACCGGCACCGGCCGGATCCTGGACCTGCTGGGCCCGCTGGTCGATTTCGGGCTGGGGATCGACCGCTCGCGCGAGATGCTGGCCGTGGCGCGCGAACAGCTGGCCTCGTCGGGGCTCGATCATTGCCAGGTGCGGCTGGGCGATCTGAACCAGCTGCCGGTGACGGATGCGGCCTTCGATGCGGTGGTGATTCACCAGGTGCTGCACTATCTGGACGATCCCGGCCATGCGCTGGCCGAAGCGGCACGAGTGCTGCGACCGGGCGGCACGATGGTGGTGGTGGATTTTGCCGCCCATACGCTTGAGGACCTGCGCCGCGACCATGCGCATCGCCGGCTGGGGTTCTCCGACGACGAGGTTGCAGGCTGGCTTGCTGCGGCGGGGTTGGAGGCGGCCACACCGATCCGGCTGCCGGGCGAGCCGCTGACGGTGGTGTTGTGGCCCGCGCACCGGCCGGGTGGTGCGACAGGGCCCGGGGAGGACGAAAACCTTCGTCGCGCTGCGGCGGGCCGCAGGACCGGCCAAAAGAACAGGGAGACGACGTGA
- a CDS encoding Txe/YoeB family addiction module toxin: MSIRLVWIQDAWADYVHWQQADKAMLRRINDLVRDALRHPFEGIGKPERLRGDLSGYWSRRIDREHRLVYKVIDTDDGMDLIVIQCRYHY, from the coding sequence ATGAGCATCCGACTGGTCTGGATCCAGGATGCGTGGGCTGATTATGTTCACTGGCAGCAGGCTGATAAGGCGATGCTCCGGCGGATCAATGATCTCGTTCGCGATGCTTTGCGGCATCCATTTGAAGGCATTGGGAAGCCCGAGCGGCTAAGGGGAGATCTTTCCGGATACTGGTCCAGGAGAATTGATCGGGAACATCGACTCGTCTATAAAGTGATTGATACAGACGATGGGATGGATCTGATCGTCATCCAGTGTCGTTACCACTACTGA